In the Podospora bellae-mahoneyi strain CBS 112042 chromosome 4, whole genome shotgun sequence genome, one interval contains:
- a CDS encoding hypothetical protein (EggNog:ENOG503P2JJ; COG:S), protein MGISRITSSSGAMNVGYLSMATPSQAQLIQAPSRPSVTGKKTVFLAGTTTRTDGPEWRDTLFHSIAHLPITVFNPLRPDWDSSWKEDIDFAPFREQVEWEFDRLNQADLVVVYFGPQTDAPISLLEFGLFARSGKLIVCCHKDYRKRGNIEIVSQKLGLTVLDAVDGDLVDEVTRKLQEMLQI, encoded by the coding sequence ATGGGCATTTCTCGCATCACATCTTCTTCGGGTGCAATGAACGTCGGATATCTTAGCATGGCAACCCCATCACAAGCTCAGCTCATACAAGCCCCATCACGCCCATCCGTGACAGGCAAGAAAACCGTCTTTTTGGCCGGCACAACCACTCGAACTGATGGGCCAGAGTGGCGAGACACACTGTTCCACTCCATTGCACACCTCCCCATTACCGTGTTCAACCCCCTTCGACCGGACTGGGACAGCTCATGGAAGGAAGACATCGACTTTGCGCCCTTCCGAGAACAGGTGGAATGGGAGTTTGACAGGTTGAACCAGGCCgatctggtggtggtgtattTTGGGCCCCAGACAGACGCGCCCATCAGCCTGTTGGAGTTTGGGCTTTTTGCAAGGTCAGGCAAGTTGATTGTGTGCTGCCACAAGGATTACAGGAAGCGGGGGAATATCGAGATTGTGTCGCAGAAGTTGGGTCTCACGGTTTTGGATGCAGTTGATGGTGATCTCGTTGATGAGGTGACGCGAAAGCTGCAAGAGATGTTACAAATATGA